Proteins co-encoded in one Bremerella sp. TYQ1 genomic window:
- a CDS encoding arylsulfatase: MRRSRFFATMGIALVSAVFAAASLKAADKPNILVIWGDDIGIPQISVYSHGMMGYQTPNIDRIAKEGVYFTDAYGQQSCTAGRASFILGQEPFRTGLLTIGMPGDPHGITEWMPTLADALKTQGYATGQFGKNHLGDQDKHLPTNHGFDEFFGNLYHLNAEEEPEGYFYPKDPEFLEKYGPRGVIKSSADGKIEDTGPLNTKRMETVDEEFLAAGKDFIERQAKADKPFFVWFNSTRMHVFTHLKKESLGKTGKGIHADGMVEHDGHVGQLLDLLDELKIADNTIVIYSTDNGAEIALWPDGAMTQFHGEKGTTWEGGFRVPMMIRWPGVVKPGTISNEIVSNLDWFPTLCAAAGMPDVKEKLAEGTNLNGKDFKVHLDGYNLMPYLKGDQEKGPREQIYYFDQSGNLNAVRWNDWKVSFAVNAGGNIATSTREEPAWAGITNLRMDPYERALEEGGGYWTWYAKQMWLLVPIQQQIKNFFADFNDYPYQTGSSLNAAGINYGMLQRQDAIERLKNLESLKPR, encoded by the coding sequence ATGCGCCGATCACGCTTCTTTGCAACAATGGGCATCGCGCTTGTCAGTGCGGTGTTCGCAGCCGCTTCGTTAAAAGCGGCTGACAAGCCAAACATTCTTGTGATTTGGGGAGATGACATTGGCATTCCTCAGATCAGCGTCTATTCGCACGGGATGATGGGTTATCAAACGCCCAACATCGATCGTATTGCGAAGGAAGGGGTTTACTTCACCGACGCCTATGGGCAGCAAAGCTGTACTGCAGGTCGGGCCAGTTTCATCCTGGGGCAAGAACCTTTTCGTACCGGGCTGCTGACCATCGGCATGCCTGGCGATCCGCACGGGATTACGGAATGGATGCCGACGCTGGCCGACGCGTTAAAAACGCAGGGCTACGCGACAGGGCAGTTCGGCAAGAATCATCTTGGCGACCAAGACAAGCACTTACCGACCAATCATGGCTTCGACGAGTTCTTTGGAAATCTCTATCACTTGAATGCGGAAGAAGAGCCAGAAGGTTACTTTTACCCGAAGGATCCCGAGTTTCTGGAAAAGTATGGTCCGCGCGGAGTGATCAAGTCGTCGGCCGATGGAAAGATCGAAGACACCGGGCCGCTCAATACGAAGCGTATGGAAACGGTTGATGAAGAGTTTCTGGCGGCTGGCAAAGACTTCATTGAGCGACAAGCGAAAGCCGACAAGCCGTTCTTTGTTTGGTTCAACTCGACCAGAATGCATGTCTTTACGCATCTGAAGAAAGAATCGCTCGGCAAGACCGGGAAGGGGATTCATGCCGATGGGATGGTCGAGCATGACGGCCACGTTGGGCAGCTGCTCGATCTGTTAGATGAACTGAAAATTGCCGACAACACGATCGTGATTTACAGCACCGACAATGGTGCCGAAATTGCATTGTGGCCAGATGGCGCGATGACGCAGTTCCATGGTGAAAAAGGAACTACGTGGGAAGGTGGTTTTCGTGTTCCGATGATGATTCGTTGGCCAGGCGTGGTGAAGCCAGGAACGATCTCCAACGAGATCGTATCGAATCTCGACTGGTTTCCAACACTATGTGCCGCTGCTGGTATGCCGGATGTGAAAGAGAAGCTTGCCGAAGGAACGAATTTGAACGGGAAGGATTTTAAAGTTCACTTGGACGGCTACAACTTGATGCCTTACTTGAAGGGTGATCAAGAGAAAGGGCCGCGCGAGCAGATTTACTACTTCGACCAAAGTGGCAATTTAAACGCAGTGCGCTGGAACGACTGGAAGGTGAGCTTTGCCGTCAACGCAGGAGGCAACATCGCGACGTCGACACGTGAAGAGCCGGCTTGGGCTGGGATTACGAACCTGCGAATGGATCCGTACGAGCGAGCGCTAGAAGAAGGGGGCGGCTACTGGACATGGTATGCCAAGCAGATGTGGTTGCTGGTTCCGATCCAACAGCAGATCAAAAACTTCTTCGCTGACTTCAACGACTACCCCTATCAAACAGGCTCGTCGTTGAATGCGGCCGGAATCAACTACGGCATGCTACAGCGGCAAGACGCAATCGAACGATTGAAGAACCTCGAATCGTTGAAGCCTCGCTAA
- a CDS encoding carboxypeptidase-like regulatory domain-containing protein — MKTNAHSFLLLLAIVPMALAFTACGGNDSGLYQVKGQLTHEGEPIPGMKVYFIPEDTANHPESYATTDEDGRFEMKVVNTPGVAPGVHTVYVQDPAAVQGGKTSTKPAYLAVLKKYGKEETSPFTITVEEDMTDLELKLD; from the coding sequence ATGAAAACCAACGCGCATTCGTTCTTATTGCTGTTGGCCATCGTGCCAATGGCTCTTGCTTTCACCGCTTGTGGCGGCAACGATTCAGGCTTGTATCAAGTCAAAGGGCAACTGACTCACGAAGGTGAACCAATCCCCGGGATGAAGGTCTATTTCATCCCGGAAGATACGGCCAACCATCCTGAAAGTTATGCAACGACCGATGAAGATGGCCGTTTTGAAATGAAGGTGGTCAACACGCCAGGCGTTGCGCCGGGAGTGCATACCGTTTACGTCCAAGATCCTGCCGCGGTGCAGGGGGGCAAGACGAGCACGAAGCCGGCTTACCTGGCCGTGTTGAAGAAGTATGGCAAGGAAGAGACTTCGCCATTCACGATCACCGTCGAAGAAGATATGACCGACTTGGAATTGAAGTTGGATTAA
- a CDS encoding DUF1559 domain-containing protein, with protein sequence MRKQGFTLVELLVVIAIIGVLIALLLPAVQQAREAARRMQCTNNMKQIAIGMHNYHDTFKSFPCGTLALNSHQSNAENNGVFYKGMIGWPAMMLSFVEANNLADRIDFSRKAWTSEKADSYFSDWGSDGDTANQFAAQNMPPTFVCPSAARRGPANEFKDYAMNAGNAGSSCCPERALRFNGIGYKNSGVDFSMITDGTTNTFLLLEQKHNNDEQTITDRGAATNPFFWVNHNSEGLTISHQGGTSFPPNVVIDGVACRTSRSDHPGGVLAAMCDGSVTFIPETIARDPWRALHTRDGNEVVRLP encoded by the coding sequence ATGCGCAAACAAGGTTTTACGCTAGTCGAATTGCTGGTCGTTATCGCCATTATTGGAGTGCTGATCGCATTGCTATTGCCGGCCGTGCAGCAGGCCCGTGAGGCAGCTCGACGGATGCAGTGCACCAACAACATGAAGCAGATCGCGATCGGCATGCACAACTATCACGACACGTTCAAGTCGTTCCCGTGCGGGACGTTGGCTTTGAATAGTCACCAGAGCAATGCAGAGAATAACGGTGTGTTCTACAAGGGAATGATTGGCTGGCCGGCAATGATGTTGAGCTTCGTCGAAGCCAATAATCTAGCCGACCGGATCGACTTCAGCAGAAAAGCATGGACGAGCGAAAAGGCTGATTCTTACTTCAGCGACTGGGGTTCGGATGGGGACACGGCCAATCAGTTTGCCGCGCAGAACATGCCACCCACGTTTGTATGTCCGAGTGCTGCGCGTCGTGGACCTGCGAACGAGTTCAAAGACTACGCGATGAACGCCGGCAACGCGGGAAGTAGCTGTTGCCCGGAACGTGCCCTGCGATTTAACGGCATTGGGTACAAGAACAGCGGAGTCGATTTCAGCATGATCACTGACGGTACGACCAATACGTTTCTGCTGCTGGAACAAAAGCACAACAACGACGAACAAACGATCACCGATCGTGGTGCGGCGACCAATCCGTTTTTCTGGGTCAATCACAACTCGGAAGGCCTGACAATCTCGCATCAAGGCGGAACCAGTTTTCCTCCGAACGTAGTGATTGACGGCGTGGCATGTCGTACATCGCGTAGCGATCACCCCGGCGGTGTTTTGGCAGCCATGTGCGACGGCAGCGTGACGTTCATTCCAGAAACGATTGCCCGCGACCCATGGCGAGCATTGCATACCCGTGATGGTAACGAAGTGGTGAGGCTTCCTTAA
- a CDS encoding SMI1/KNR4 family protein produces the protein MSNWNSIVAAFFGKADPENSFRHCVGDGASLDAIQVTESEIGIRLPDELREFYLNCNGLGLSAGDEPDVPRFIRPIEQLPAFVRETRADFATTHSDLASRFLAFVDWENGDAMGYLQQPDRTFFPFLVTFLHEQYRYDADQDPNDFLTPGPASLIEFLS, from the coding sequence ATGTCCAATTGGAATTCCATTGTGGCGGCGTTCTTTGGCAAGGCCGATCCGGAGAATTCGTTTCGGCATTGCGTGGGAGATGGGGCGTCGCTTGATGCGATTCAGGTGACGGAGTCTGAGATCGGGATTCGTCTGCCGGATGAACTGCGTGAGTTTTATCTCAACTGCAACGGACTCGGGTTGAGTGCGGGAGATGAGCCGGATGTTCCCCGGTTCATTCGTCCCATCGAGCAGTTGCCAGCGTTTGTCAGAGAGACACGAGCTGATTTCGCGACGACGCACAGTGACTTGGCTTCGCGGTTTCTGGCATTCGTCGACTGGGAGAACGGCGACGCGATGGGTTATCTACAGCAGCCGGACAGGACGTTCTTTCCGTTCCTCGTTACGTTCCTGCACGAGCAATACCGATACGACGCGGATCAGGATCCCAACGACTTTCTGACGCCAGGCCCGGCGAGCCTGATTGAATTTCTATCGTGA
- a CDS encoding TIGR03067 domain-containing protein: MKPTLSVLAMLAVCLGVTEDKPEKNHAKAKAIEQVLETFSGTWEIVDVQPPGRTKDAKRLVFRNDLTYSAIDANNKELWAGTFDLDPTATPKVWDHRSNESQKTGGDALGIYQLDGDRLKVCCVVGVWKEDQWTGKPRPTEFKLPAADVVLELRRIKTDK; this comes from the coding sequence ATGAAACCTACTTTGTCAGTGTTGGCTATGTTGGCCGTGTGCCTTGGAGTGACCGAAGACAAACCTGAGAAGAATCACGCCAAAGCGAAGGCGATTGAGCAAGTTCTCGAAACCTTCTCGGGAACGTGGGAGATCGTTGACGTGCAACCGCCAGGCAGAACGAAAGATGCCAAGCGGCTCGTTTTTCGAAACGACCTAACGTATTCCGCGATCGACGCCAACAACAAGGAGTTGTGGGCTGGAACTTTTGATCTAGATCCGACAGCGACGCCGAAAGTCTGGGATCACCGCTCGAACGAATCGCAGAAGACAGGCGGCGATGCATTGGGGATTTACCAGCTTGACGGCGATCGACTAAAAGTTTGTTGCGTCGTCGGTGTCTGGAAAGAAGACCAGTGGACAGGAAAGCCACGTCCCACGGAGTTTAAGCTGCCGGCTGCCGATGTCGTGCTGGAATTGCGACGGATCAAAACTGATAAATAG